A stretch of Mucilaginibacter terrae DNA encodes these proteins:
- the nusG gene encoding transcription termination/antitermination protein NusG: protein MSDQLKWYVVRAVSGKEKKVKQYIDAEVNRLGISHLMPQVLIPTEKYYQMRDGKKIAKERNYFPGYVMVEAALDGELEHIIKNINSVIGFLGDKAGNAIPLRQAEVNRILGKVDEMAAQADTASVPYYVGENVKVMDGPFNGFSGVIEEVNEEKKKLKVMVKIFGRRTPLELNYMQVEKE, encoded by the coding sequence ATGAGTGATCAATTAAAATGGTATGTTGTTAGGGCCGTAAGCGGTAAAGAAAAAAAGGTTAAGCAATACATTGATGCTGAGGTTAACCGTTTAGGTATATCTCATTTAATGCCTCAGGTGTTAATTCCAACCGAAAAATATTATCAAATGCGCGATGGTAAGAAAATTGCCAAAGAGCGTAACTACTTTCCCGGATATGTAATGGTTGAAGCCGCCCTTGATGGCGAGCTTGAACATATTATCAAAAACATCAACAGCGTAATTGGTTTTCTGGGCGATAAAGCTGGTAATGCAATTCCTTTACGCCAGGCCGAAGTTAACCGTATATTAGGTAAGGTTGATGAAATGGCTGCACAGGCAGATACCGCAAGCGTACCATATTACGTAGGTGAAAACGTTAAAGTAATGGACGGACCATTCAACGGCTTTAGCGGCGTGATAGAAGAGGTTAACGAAGAGAAGAAGAAGTTGAAGGTAATGGTTAAAATATTTGGCCGCCGCACTCCGCTCGAGTTAAACTACATGCAGGTAGAAAAAGAATAA
- the rplJ gene encoding 50S ribosomal protein L10 has protein sequence MNKEEKYELVEALTEQIKEYGNFYITDTADLSVAKINDIRRKCFDNEITMQVAKNSLIKKALLAAEGDYEPIFDTLKGASTILFSKSAKAPAKLIKDLRRQGDKPVLKAAYVYSAAFVGDNQLDALLTLKSKEELVGEIIGLLQSPAKNVLSALQSGGTTIAGLVKTLQEREG, from the coding sequence ATGAATAAAGAAGAAAAATACGAACTGGTTGAAGCTCTAACCGAGCAGATCAAAGAGTATGGTAATTTCTATATTACTGATACTGCAGATTTATCCGTTGCTAAAATTAACGACATCCGTCGTAAATGTTTTGACAACGAAATTACCATGCAGGTAGCTAAAAATAGCTTAATTAAAAAAGCTTTATTAGCAGCCGAAGGCGATTACGAACCAATATTTGATACACTTAAAGGTGCATCAACTATATTATTCTCTAAATCAGCAAAAGCTCCGGCTAAACTGATTAAAGATTTAAGAAGACAAGGTGATAAGCCTGTTTTAAAAGCAGCTTACGTATACTCTGCAGCCTTTGTTGGCGATAACCAGTTAGATGCGTTACTGACCCTTAAATCGAAAGAAGAATTGGTTGGCGAGATCATTGGCTTACTGCAATCTCCTGCTAAAAACGTACTTTCTGCTCTTCAATCGGGCGGAACTACAATTGCAGGTTTGGTAAAAACATTACAAGAAAGAGAAGGTTAA
- the rpsU gene encoding 30S ribosomal protein S21 translates to MIIINVKDGESLDKALKRFKKKFEKTGVLRELRSRQAYEKKSVTRRNVVKHAVYKQGLNQETV, encoded by the coding sequence ATGATTATCATCAATGTAAAAGACGGAGAATCGTTAGATAAAGCGCTGAAACGTTTTAAAAAGAAATTTGAGAAAACCGGTGTATTACGCGAACTGCGTAGTCGTCAGGCATACGAGAAAAAATCAGTTACCCGTCGTAACGTGGTTAAACATGCCGTCTACAAACAAGGCTTAAATCAGGAAACAGTTTAA
- the secE gene encoding preprotein translocase subunit SecE, with amino-acid sequence MSAVAEYIKESYIELTEKVTWPTWRELQSSAVLVLVAALIIAFLVFGMDQIIGYVLRLFYSSLA; translated from the coding sequence ATGTCTGCAGTAGCTGAATATATTAAAGAATCATACATCGAGTTAACCGAAAAGGTAACCTGGCCAACCTGGCGCGAACTGCAAAGCAGCGCTGTACTGGTATTGGTAGCTGCCTTAATTATCGCGTTTCTTGTATTTGGTATGGATCAGATCATCGGTTACGTATTGAGACTGTTTTATAGTTCACTTGCTTAA
- a CDS encoding tyrosine-type recombinase/integrase, translating to MFLEQFISYIKYEKRYSLHTVAAYESDLAQFYTFLNHPEVVIHHPSEVTHHHIRNWMVELMNADITGRSINRKIATLRKYFKFLLQGQHITATPTARVQTPKASKQLPVVVDEEKLSRLLDNNDIFSEDFAGVRDKLIIELLFGTGMRLAELLGIIDADIDTYEGTVKVLGKRNKQRIIPLNKELKQLLLKYSTLKKNEIFANNSLKLIVTNKGADAYPKMVYLIVQKYLNYISTQNKKSPHVLRHTFATSLLNKGADLNAIKDLLGHASLSATQVYTHNSVERLKSIYKQAHPKAN from the coding sequence ATGTTTTTAGAGCAGTTTATATCCTATATTAAATACGAGAAGCGGTACTCGCTGCATACCGTTGCTGCTTATGAGTCAGACCTGGCTCAGTTCTATACTTTTTTAAACCACCCCGAGGTGGTTATTCATCACCCCAGCGAAGTTACCCATCACCACATCCGCAACTGGATGGTGGAATTGATGAACGCCGATATTACAGGTCGGTCCATTAACCGCAAAATTGCAACGCTGCGCAAATATTTTAAATTCTTATTACAGGGACAGCATATAACAGCTACACCTACCGCGCGTGTACAAACACCTAAGGCATCCAAGCAATTGCCCGTAGTGGTTGATGAGGAGAAGCTCTCGCGCTTGTTGGATAACAACGATATTTTTAGCGAAGATTTTGCCGGCGTGCGCGATAAACTCATTATCGAACTGCTGTTTGGAACCGGTATGCGCCTGGCCGAACTGTTGGGAATAATAGATGCCGACATCGATACTTACGAGGGCACTGTAAAAGTGTTGGGCAAGCGCAATAAGCAACGCATAATACCACTTAATAAAGAACTAAAGCAATTATTGCTGAAATACAGTACGTTAAAGAAAAATGAAATTTTTGCTAACAATTCGTTAAAATTAATCGTTACAAATAAGGGAGCCGATGCTTATCCTAAAATGGTTTATTTAATTGTGCAAAAATATTTGAACTACATATCAACCCAAAATAAAAAAAGCCCGCACGTGCTGCGGCATACATTTGCCACAAGTTTATTAAACAAAGGTGCTGATCTTAACGCTATTAAAGATTTGTTGGGCCACGCCAGTTTAAGTGCTACGCAGGTGTACACCCATAATTCAGTTGAACGACTTAAATCTATTTATAAACAAGCCCATCCAAAGGCTAATTAA
- the tuf gene encoding elongation factor Tu — MAKEKFDRSKPHLNIGTIGHVDHGKTTLTAAITKVLSDKGFSEARSFDSIDSAPEEKERGITINTAHVEYSTANRHYAHVDCPGHADYVKNMVTGAAQMDGAIIVVAATDGPMPQTREHILLARQVGVPSLVVFMNKVDMVDDPELLELVEMEVRELLSFYDFPGDDIPVIQGSALGGLNAEPKWVEKIMELMEAVDSYIPIPPRLTDLPFLMPVEDVFSITGRGTVATGRIERGVINSGDQVDILGMGAENLKSVVTGVEMFRKILDRGEAGDNVGLLLRGIEKEAIRRGMVICKPGSVTPHTDFKAEVYVLSKAEGGRHTPFFNKYRPQFYFRTTDVTGEISLAEGVEMVMPGDNVTIQVALINAIAMEKGLRFAIREGGRTVGAGQVTEILK, encoded by the coding sequence ATGGCAAAAGAAAAGTTTGACCGCAGTAAGCCGCACTTAAACATCGGTACTATCGGTCACGTTGACCACGGTAAAACAACCCTTACCGCAGCTATTACGAAAGTATTATCTGATAAAGGTTTCTCAGAAGCTCGTTCATTTGATTCAATTGACTCTGCTCCTGAAGAAAAAGAACGCGGTATTACCATCAATACAGCTCACGTTGAGTACTCAACTGCTAACCGTCACTACGCTCACGTTGACTGTCCAGGTCACGCGGATTACGTGAAAAACATGGTTACTGGTGCTGCTCAAATGGACGGTGCTATCATCGTTGTTGCTGCAACTGACGGTCCAATGCCTCAAACTCGCGAACACATCCTTCTTGCCCGCCAGGTAGGTGTACCTTCATTGGTTGTGTTCATGAACAAAGTTGACATGGTTGACGATCCAGAATTATTGGAATTAGTTGAAATGGAAGTACGTGAATTACTTTCTTTCTATGATTTCCCTGGTGATGATATTCCTGTAATCCAAGGTTCAGCTTTAGGTGGCTTAAACGCAGAGCCTAAATGGGTTGAAAAAATTATGGAATTAATGGAAGCTGTTGATAGCTACATTCCAATTCCTCCACGTTTAACTGATTTACCTTTCTTGATGCCTGTTGAGGACGTATTCTCGATCACTGGTCGTGGTACTGTAGCAACTGGTCGTATCGAGCGTGGTGTAATCAACTCTGGTGATCAAGTAGACATCTTAGGTATGGGTGCTGAAAACTTAAAATCAGTTGTTACTGGTGTTGAGATGTTCCGCAAGATCCTTGACCGTGGTGAAGCTGGTGATAACGTAGGTTTATTGTTACGTGGTATTGAGAAAGAAGCCATCCGTCGTGGTATGGTTATTTGTAAACCAGGTTCAGTAACTCCACACACTGATTTCAAAGCAGAAGTTTACGTATTATCAAAAGCTGAAGGTGGCCGTCACACTCCATTCTTCAACAAATACCGTCCACAATTTTACTTCCGTACCACTGACGTTACCGGTGAAATTTCATTAGCAGAAGGCGTAGAAATGGTTATGCCAGGTGATAACGTTACTATCCAAGTAGCATTAATCAACGCTATCGCAATGGAAAAAGGTTTACGTTTCGCTATCCGCGAGGGTGGTCGTACAGTAGGTGCTGGTCAGGTAACTGAAATCTTAAAATAA
- the rplL gene encoding 50S ribosomal protein L7/L12 yields the protein MADLKAFAEQLVNLTVKEVNELAQILKDEYGIEPAAAAVAVAAPAAGGDAPAAAAEQTAFDVILKEAGGQKLAVVKLVKDLTGLGLKEAKDLVDGAPKELKTGVDKAEAESLKKSLEEAGAVVEIK from the coding sequence ATGGCAGATTTAAAAGCGTTTGCTGAACAGTTGGTAAACTTAACAGTAAAAGAAGTTAACGAATTAGCTCAGATCCTGAAAGACGAGTATGGTATTGAGCCTGCTGCTGCAGCTGTTGCTGTTGCTGCTCCTGCTGCTGGTGGTGATGCACCTGCTGCTGCTGCTGAGCAAACTGCGTTTGACGTTATCCTGAAAGAAGCAGGTGGTCAGAAATTAGCAGTTGTTAAATTAGTTAAAGACTTAACAGGTCTTGGTTTGAAAGAAGCTAAAGATTTAGTTGACGGCGCACCAAAAGAATTAAAAACTGGTGTTGATAAAGCAGAAGCTGAATCATTGAAAAAATCTTTAGAAGAAGCCGGAGCTGTTGTTGAGATCAAGTAA
- the rplK gene encoding 50S ribosomal protein L11 — MAKEVGALVKLQVKGGAANPSPPIGPALGAKGVNIMEFCKQFNARTQDKPGKVLPVVITVYVDKSFDFIIKTPPVAIQLLEAAGLKGGSAEPNRKKVANVNWEQVETIAKDKMPDLNAFTVESAMKMVAGTARSMGITVSGTAPWN; from the coding sequence ATGGCAAAAGAAGTCGGTGCGTTAGTAAAACTACAAGTTAAGGGTGGCGCTGCAAATCCATCACCTCCAATTGGCCCTGCATTGGGTGCAAAAGGTGTGAACATCATGGAGTTTTGCAAGCAATTCAATGCACGTACTCAGGATAAGCCTGGTAAAGTGTTGCCGGTAGTTATTACTGTTTATGTCGACAAGTCATTTGATTTTATCATCAAAACCCCTCCTGTTGCTATTCAATTATTGGAAGCTGCCGGTTTAAAAGGTGGTTCGGCTGAGCCAAACCGTAAAAAAGTTGCCAATGTAAATTGGGAACAGGTTGAAACTATTGCCAAAGATAAAATGCCTGACTTAAATGCATTCACAGTAGAGTCGGCCATGAAAATGGTTGCTGGTACTGCTCGCAGCATGGGTATCACCGTATCTGGTACAGCACCCTGGAATTAA
- the rplA gene encoding 50S ribosomal protein L1: protein MARLTKNQKAVLSKIEANKAYSLQEATNLVKEITTTKFDASVDIDVRLGVDPRKANQMVRGIATLPHGTGKTVRVLVLCTPDKEQEAKDAGADYVGLDDYIAKIEGGWTDVDIIITMPSVMAKVGRLGRILGPRNLMPNPKSGTVTPEVGKAVTDVKGGKIDFKVDKTGIIHASIGKVSFPADKIYENALEVLQTISKLKPSAAKGTYFKSIHVSSTMSRGIEVETKTVAGI from the coding sequence GTGGCTAGATTAACAAAAAATCAAAAAGCAGTACTATCCAAAATTGAGGCTAACAAAGCGTACTCTTTACAAGAGGCAACTAACCTGGTAAAAGAAATTACTACTACCAAGTTTGATGCATCTGTTGATATTGACGTGCGTTTAGGTGTTGACCCGCGTAAAGCCAATCAAATGGTACGTGGTATTGCCACCTTACCTCATGGAACCGGTAAAACTGTACGTGTTTTGGTGCTTTGTACTCCTGATAAGGAACAAGAAGCAAAAGACGCAGGTGCAGATTACGTAGGTTTGGATGACTACATAGCTAAAATCGAAGGCGGATGGACTGATGTTGACATTATTATCACCATGCCAAGTGTTATGGCTAAAGTGGGACGTTTGGGCCGTATTTTAGGTCCGCGTAACCTTATGCCTAACCCTAAATCAGGTACAGTAACTCCGGAAGTGGGTAAAGCTGTAACTGACGTAAAAGGTGGCAAGATCGATTTTAAAGTTGACAAAACAGGTATCATTCACGCCTCAATAGGAAAAGTATCTTTCCCTGCTGACAAAATTTACGAGAACGCTTTAGAAGTATTGCAAACTATCTCTAAATTAAAACCATCAGCAGCAAAGGGCACATATTTTAAGAGCATTCATGTTTCTTCAACTATGTCTCGCGGAATTGAAGTTGAAACCAAAACAGTAGCGGGGATCTAA
- the hpf gene encoding ribosome hibernation-promoting factor, HPF/YfiA family produces MKITVQAIHFSADKKLIDFIQKKADKLEQFSDNIISGEVYLKLENTGEEANKITEIKLLTPGNQLFASHQCKTFEEGTDLAIESLRKQIQKHKQKQTAITEAARKVDPLAIEEDEY; encoded by the coding sequence ATGAAAATTACTGTTCAGGCGATTCATTTTAGTGCAGACAAGAAACTTATTGATTTTATCCAGAAAAAAGCCGACAAACTGGAACAGTTTAGTGATAATATAATTAGCGGAGAGGTGTATTTAAAATTGGAGAACACCGGCGAAGAAGCTAACAAGATAACGGAAATAAAATTGCTTACCCCGGGCAACCAGTTGTTTGCAAGTCATCAATGCAAAACGTTTGAAGAGGGTACCGACCTTGCAATCGAGAGCTTGCGCAAACAAATTCAGAAGCATAAGCAAAAACAAACTGCCATAACTGAGGCAGCGCGTAAGGTTGATCCGTTGGCAATTGAAGAGGATGAATATTGA